The Pirellulales bacterium DNA window GCTGGATTTTAACTACAAGGATGTTTGCCAGCGTCTGGACAAAATCAGCCAGGTACGCGATAAAAGGTGATTCGTGCGTGCCGGGTGTTAACCTCCCTGGTGAGATGAATTCACCGCCGCCCAGTCGCCCAGATACCAGACCCCGAGTTCTCAATGCCCAATATTGCCAGCGCCCGTAAGCGACATCGACAAAACCTCAAGCAGCGTACCCGCAACCGCGCGGCGAAAAGCGAACTGAAAACCGAAATTCACAAGGTGAATGAAACCGCGGCAGCGGGAAAATTAGCCGATGCGGAGACCGAATTCCGCACTGCCGTGGCCAAGCTCGATCGCGCCGCGGCCAAGCGAATTAT harbors:
- the rpsT gene encoding 30S ribosomal protein S20, whose translation is MPNIASARKRHRQNLKQRTRNRAAKSELKTEIHKVNETAAAGKLADAETEFRTAVAKLDRAAAKRIIHPNRAARLKSRLSAHLKSLKKKNK